A stretch of the Clavibacter sp. B3I6 genome encodes the following:
- a CDS encoding YraN family protein — translation MTREQDLGRRGEELAARHLTERGYALVERNWRCREGEIDLVMTHAGTTVLVEVKTRAGLAYGHPLEAVTRAKAARLRVLAGLWREAHPERRGPVRIDVVGVVWPRGGTPPVDVVRSAC, via the coding sequence ATGACACGCGAGCAGGATCTGGGACGACGCGGCGAGGAGCTCGCCGCACGGCATCTGACCGAGCGGGGCTACGCGCTCGTGGAGCGCAACTGGCGATGCCGCGAGGGCGAGATCGACCTCGTGATGACGCACGCGGGCACGACCGTGCTCGTGGAGGTCAAGACGCGTGCGGGCCTCGCCTACGGGCATCCGCTCGAGGCGGTCACCCGCGCGAAGGCGGCGCGGCTGCGGGTCCTGGCAGGGCTCTGGCGTGAAGCGCACCCGGAGCGGCGCGGACCGGTGCGCATCGACGTTGTCGGCGTCGTGTGGCCGCGAGGCGGGACGCCCCCGGTCGACGTCGTCCGGAGCGCCTGCTGA
- a CDS encoding YifB family Mg chelatase-like AAA ATPase, which translates to MAVGRTLAVALSGLDGALVDVEADITSQLPGFVLIGLPDAALSQARERVRAATGNAGCEFPVRRVTVNLSPAVLPKHGSGFDLAIALAVLAAGGTVSAESVAGTVHLGELGLDGRLRPTHGILPAVLAARRAGIRRVMVPRCHEEEASLVPDMRVIAVAGLRDAAIHHGAELEPEPDEVLGPVIAVPGGEAPHGLPGERSGDPCLGDVVGNEEAVEALVVAAAGGHHMFLLGPPGAGKTMLAQRLPGLLPDLDEEAALEVGCIRSLCGERLGPELSVRPPLEAPHHTASAAGIVGGGSGRIRPGAAVRASGGVLFLDEAPEFAGAVLDCLRQPLESGVISIHRANGVAHFPGRFQLVMAANPCPCGAFGVAGSDCSCPPQARRRYLARLSGPLMDRMDIRLGVRRVTTAVHRAADDASRVTTASARMRVAGARAAAAERWAPTPWRTNAHVAGTWLRREARVARGATAALDRALDRGLLTMRGYDRVLRLGWTLADLDGATSPDADHLGRALLLRGAS; encoded by the coding sequence ATGGCCGTGGGCCGCACCCTGGCCGTCGCGCTCTCCGGCCTCGACGGGGCCCTCGTCGACGTGGAGGCCGACATCACGAGCCAGCTCCCCGGGTTCGTCCTCATAGGGCTGCCGGACGCCGCGCTGAGCCAGGCCCGCGAGCGGGTGCGCGCGGCGACCGGCAACGCCGGGTGCGAGTTCCCGGTCCGCCGCGTCACCGTGAACCTCTCGCCCGCCGTCCTCCCCAAGCACGGGTCGGGCTTCGACCTCGCCATCGCGCTCGCGGTGCTGGCGGCGGGCGGGACGGTGTCGGCCGAGTCGGTCGCCGGCACGGTGCATCTGGGAGAGCTCGGGCTCGACGGTCGACTGCGGCCGACGCACGGCATCCTGCCCGCCGTGCTCGCGGCGCGTCGAGCGGGGATCCGCCGGGTCATGGTGCCCCGATGCCACGAGGAAGAGGCCTCCCTCGTGCCGGACATGCGCGTCATCGCCGTCGCGGGCCTCCGGGACGCGGCGATCCACCACGGCGCCGAGCTCGAGCCGGAGCCCGACGAGGTGCTCGGGCCCGTGATCGCCGTCCCGGGCGGCGAGGCGCCGCACGGCTTGCCGGGGGAGCGGTCCGGGGATCCGTGCCTGGGCGACGTGGTCGGCAACGAGGAGGCGGTCGAGGCGCTCGTCGTCGCCGCCGCGGGCGGCCACCACATGTTCCTCCTGGGCCCGCCGGGTGCGGGCAAGACCATGCTCGCGCAGCGGCTCCCCGGGCTCCTTCCCGACCTCGACGAGGAGGCGGCGCTGGAGGTGGGCTGCATCCGGTCGCTGTGCGGTGAGCGCCTCGGTCCCGAGCTGTCCGTGCGCCCGCCCCTGGAGGCGCCGCACCACACGGCGAGCGCGGCGGGCATCGTCGGGGGCGGCAGCGGGCGCATCCGCCCCGGCGCCGCGGTGCGGGCCAGCGGCGGGGTCCTCTTCCTCGACGAGGCGCCGGAGTTCGCGGGAGCGGTGCTCGACTGCCTGCGGCAGCCGCTCGAGTCGGGCGTCATCAGCATCCACCGCGCCAACGGCGTGGCCCACTTCCCGGGCCGCTTCCAGCTGGTCATGGCCGCCAACCCCTGCCCGTGCGGCGCGTTCGGCGTCGCCGGGTCGGACTGCTCCTGTCCGCCCCAGGCGCGTCGGCGGTACCTCGCGCGCCTGTCCGGGCCGCTCATGGACCGGATGGACATCCGCCTCGGCGTGCGGCGCGTGACCACCGCGGTGCACCGCGCGGCCGACGACGCATCCCGGGTGACGACGGCATCAGCTCGCATGCGCGTCGCCGGGGCCCGTGCGGCGGCGGCTGAGCGGTGGGCGCCGACGCCCTGGCGCACCAACGCCCATGTGGCGGGCACCTGGCTCCGCCGGGAGGCGCGGGTCGCCCGGGGCGCGACGGCCGCGCTCGACCGGGCCCTCGATCGCGGCCTCCTCACGATGCGCGGCTACGACCGGGTGCTCCGCCTCGGCTGGACGCTCGCGGACCTGGACGGCGCGACGAGCCCCGACGCGGACCACCTCGGGCGCGCGCTCCTGCTGCGAGGCGCCTCGTGA